A genomic region of Saccopteryx bilineata isolate mSacBil1 chromosome 1, mSacBil1_pri_phased_curated, whole genome shotgun sequence contains the following coding sequences:
- the LOC136320613 gene encoding olfactory receptor 52Z1P-like isoform X2, giving the protein MRQSFPCTIFLTGIPGLEDLHTWISIPICSMYIVAVISNIFLIFLIVTERSLHEPMYLFLSMLALADVLLSTATAPKMLAIFWFHSMDISFGSCVSQMFFIHFIFVAESAILLAMAFDRYVAICYPLTYTTILTSSVIGKIGIAAVVRSFIVCFPFIFLVYRLTYCRRNTILHSYCEHMGIARLACDNINVNIIYGLTVALLSTGLDVVFIILSYTMILLTVFQIPSWTARCKAISTCGSHICVILLFYAPAFFSFFAHRFGGKTIPHHIHILVANLYVVVPPMLNPIIYGVKSKQIQDQIILFFSHINTCC; this is encoded by the coding sequence TCCTGACTGGAATCCCAGGACTGGAAGATTTGCACACCTGGATCTCCATCCCTATTTGTTCAATGTACATTGTGGCTGTCATAAGCAACATCTTCTTAATCTTCTTGATTGTGACTGAGCGCAGTCTCCATGAGCCCATGTATCTCTTCCTTTCCATGCTGGCTTTAGCAGATGTCCTGCTCTCCACAGCAACAGCTCCCAAGATGTTGGCAATCTTCTGGTTCCATTCCATGGACATATCCTTTGGTAGCTGTGTATCCCAGATGTTCTTCATACATTTCATCTTTGTGGCAGAATCTGCTATTCTTCTGGCCATGGCTTTTGACCGCTATGTAGCCATCTGTTACCCACTGACATATACTACAATTCTAACTTCTTCAGTCATTGGAAAAATTGGCATAGCAGCTGTGGTTAGGAGTTTTATCGTATGCTTTCCATTCATTTTCCTGGTATACCGACTTACATATTGTAGGAGAAACACCATTCTCCATTCCTACTGTGAGCACATGGGTATTGCTAGATTGGCATGTGACAATATCAATGTCAACATCATTTATGGCCTGACTGTGGCTCTACTCTCTACAGGGCTGGATGTAGTATTCATCATTTTGTCCTACACAATGATCCTTCTCACAGTGTTTCAGATACCTTCTTGGACTGCCAGATGCAAGGCTATTAGCACATGTGGGTCTCACATTTGTGTCATACTTTTGTTTTATGCTCCagcattcttttcattttttgcccATCGCTTTGGGGGTAAAACCATCCCTCACCACATCCATATTCTAGTAGCCAACCTCTATGTGGTAGTGCCCCCTATGCTCAACCCCATTATTTATGGGGTGAAGTCCAAACAAATTCAAGaccaaataattttgtttttctcccacATCAACACCTGttgttaa
- the LOC136320613 gene encoding olfactory receptor 52Z1P-like isoform X1, whose product MWTQMAPSFYNHTNPQDKWYVLTGIPGLEDLHTWISIPICSMYIVAVISNIFLIFLIVTERSLHEPMYLFLSMLALADVLLSTATAPKMLAIFWFHSMDISFGSCVSQMFFIHFIFVAESAILLAMAFDRYVAICYPLTYTTILTSSVIGKIGIAAVVRSFIVCFPFIFLVYRLTYCRRNTILHSYCEHMGIARLACDNINVNIIYGLTVALLSTGLDVVFIILSYTMILLTVFQIPSWTARCKAISTCGSHICVILLFYAPAFFSFFAHRFGGKTIPHHIHILVANLYVVVPPMLNPIIYGVKSKQIQDQIILFFSHINTCC is encoded by the coding sequence ATGTGGACTCAGATGGCACCTTCCTTTTACAATCACACCAATCCCCAGGATAAGTGGTATGTCCTGACTGGAATCCCAGGACTGGAAGATTTGCACACCTGGATCTCCATCCCTATTTGTTCAATGTACATTGTGGCTGTCATAAGCAACATCTTCTTAATCTTCTTGATTGTGACTGAGCGCAGTCTCCATGAGCCCATGTATCTCTTCCTTTCCATGCTGGCTTTAGCAGATGTCCTGCTCTCCACAGCAACAGCTCCCAAGATGTTGGCAATCTTCTGGTTCCATTCCATGGACATATCCTTTGGTAGCTGTGTATCCCAGATGTTCTTCATACATTTCATCTTTGTGGCAGAATCTGCTATTCTTCTGGCCATGGCTTTTGACCGCTATGTAGCCATCTGTTACCCACTGACATATACTACAATTCTAACTTCTTCAGTCATTGGAAAAATTGGCATAGCAGCTGTGGTTAGGAGTTTTATCGTATGCTTTCCATTCATTTTCCTGGTATACCGACTTACATATTGTAGGAGAAACACCATTCTCCATTCCTACTGTGAGCACATGGGTATTGCTAGATTGGCATGTGACAATATCAATGTCAACATCATTTATGGCCTGACTGTGGCTCTACTCTCTACAGGGCTGGATGTAGTATTCATCATTTTGTCCTACACAATGATCCTTCTCACAGTGTTTCAGATACCTTCTTGGACTGCCAGATGCAAGGCTATTAGCACATGTGGGTCTCACATTTGTGTCATACTTTTGTTTTATGCTCCagcattcttttcattttttgcccATCGCTTTGGGGGTAAAACCATCCCTCACCACATCCATATTCTAGTAGCCAACCTCTATGTGGTAGTGCCCCCTATGCTCAACCCCATTATTTATGGGGTGAAGTCCAAACAAATTCAAGaccaaataattttgtttttctcccacATCAACACCTGttgttaa